The following are from one region of the Halodesulfurarchaeum sp. HSR-GB genome:
- a CDS encoding heavy-metal-associated domain-containing protein: MSITLRVEDMSCDGCEDIVETALEEVSGVEEASADHEANTAVVEGDADVEDLLDAVDYAGYTAEFQPGDEAADEQDESEE, encoded by the coding sequence ATGTCCATCACGCTTCGCGTCGAGGATATGAGCTGTGACGGCTGTGAAGACATCGTCGAAACTGCCCTCGAGGAGGTCTCCGGGGTCGAGGAAGCAAGTGCCGATCACGAGGCGAATACCGCCGTCGTCGAGGGCGACGCGGACGTCGAGGACCTACTCGACGCCGTAGATTACGCCGGCTATACCGCCGAGTTCCAGCCGGGGGACGAGGCCGCCGACGAACAGGACGAGTCCGAGGAGTAA